A part of Citrifermentans bremense genomic DNA contains:
- the dapB gene encoding 4-hydroxy-tetrahydrodipicolinate reductase → MVKIAVCGAAGRMGGRIIAAIKEAEGVEVCGALERPGHPMVGQDAGYNAGLGAIGVTISDDLNAVVQACDVLIDFTAPKVSLKNLEVCALYGKSIVIGSTGFTSEERALAAELARDIPVIIAPNMSVGVNVCFKVLADVAKILGEDFDVEIVESHHRLKKDSPSGTAVRMGEVVANALGRDYNKVANYHREGICGERTHDEIGMQTVRGGDIVGEHTVYFIGMGERIEITHRAHTRDMFSRGSVRAAKWVVTAKPGVYDMQDVLGLR, encoded by the coding sequence ATGGTAAAAATAGCTGTTTGCGGGGCTGCCGGACGGATGGGCGGGCGCATCATCGCCGCCATCAAGGAAGCAGAAGGGGTCGAGGTCTGCGGCGCTTTGGAGCGTCCGGGGCACCCGATGGTGGGGCAGGATGCGGGCTACAACGCCGGTCTGGGCGCCATCGGAGTCACCATCAGCGACGACTTGAACGCAGTGGTGCAGGCGTGCGACGTCCTGATCGACTTCACCGCCCCGAAGGTCTCCCTGAAAAACCTCGAAGTCTGCGCGCTCTACGGCAAATCCATCGTCATCGGCTCCACCGGGTTCACCTCCGAGGAGCGGGCCCTGGCAGCGGAACTTGCACGCGATATCCCGGTGATCATCGCGCCCAACATGTCGGTGGGCGTCAACGTCTGCTTCAAGGTGCTGGCCGACGTCGCCAAGATCCTGGGCGAAGACTTCGACGTCGAAATCGTCGAGTCGCACCACCGCCTGAAGAAGGACTCCCCCTCCGGTACCGCGGTGAGGATGGGAGAGGTGGTAGCCAACGCGCTCGGGCGCGACTACAACAAGGTCGCCAACTACCATCGCGAAGGGATCTGCGGCGAGCGCACCCACGACGAGATCGGGATGCAGACCGTGCGCGGCGGCGACATCGTCGGCGAGCACACCGTCTACTTCATCGGCATGGGCGAGCGCATCGAGATCACCCACCGCGCCCACACCCGGGACATGTTCTCCAGGGGTTCGGTGCGCGCCGCCAAATGGGTGGTAACGGCAAAGCCGGGCGTCTACGACATGCAGGACGTGCTGGGACTGAGATAG
- the dapA gene encoding 4-hydroxy-tetrahydrodipicolinate synthase, with protein sequence MFQGSIVAIVTPFINGAVDEEKLRELVEFQIENGTDAIVPCGTTGESSTLSYVEHDRVIQVVVEQVNKRVPVIAGTGSNSTHEAIEITQHAKELGADGALLVTPYYNKPSQEGLFRHYKAVADAVALPQILYNVPGRTGVNLLPETVARLSVHPNIVAIKEATGSLQQASEVLALCGDKLDVLSGDDFITLPIMAAGGKGVISVTANIMPKEVSSLVDAFNAGNMEEARRLHLYLLKISNAMFIESNPVPVKAAVSLMGKCSSEVRLPLAPLMEANLAKLTAIMKEYKLI encoded by the coding sequence ATGTTCCAAGGAAGCATCGTAGCCATCGTCACCCCATTCATAAACGGAGCGGTGGACGAAGAGAAACTGCGCGAGCTTGTGGAATTCCAGATAGAGAACGGTACCGACGCGATCGTTCCCTGCGGCACGACCGGCGAGTCTTCCACCCTGAGCTATGTCGAGCACGACCGCGTCATCCAGGTCGTGGTCGAGCAGGTAAACAAGAGGGTTCCGGTCATCGCCGGCACCGGCTCCAACTCGACCCACGAGGCGATCGAGATCACCCAGCACGCCAAGGAGCTCGGCGCGGACGGCGCGCTCCTGGTGACCCCTTACTACAACAAGCCTTCCCAGGAAGGGCTGTTCCGGCACTACAAGGCGGTTGCCGACGCCGTGGCGCTCCCCCAGATCCTTTACAACGTACCGGGCCGCACCGGTGTGAACCTCTTGCCGGAAACGGTGGCGAGGCTCTCAGTGCACCCGAATATCGTCGCCATCAAGGAGGCAACCGGTTCGCTACAGCAGGCTTCCGAGGTGCTGGCGCTTTGCGGGGACAAGCTGGACGTCCTTTCCGGCGACGACTTCATCACCCTCCCGATCATGGCCGCGGGTGGCAAAGGTGTCATTTCCGTTACCGCCAACATCATGCCGAAGGAAGTCTCCTCCCTGGTCGACGCGTTCAACGCCGGCAACATGGAAGAGGCGCGCAGGCTGCACCTTTACCTGCTGAAGATCTCCAACGCGATGTTCATCGAGAGTAACCCCGTGCCGGTCAAGGCCGCGGTTTCCCTCATGGGCAAATGCAGCTCCGAAGTCCGCCTGCCGCTGGCCCCGCTGATGGAGGCGAACCTGGCCAAGCTGACCGCCATCATGAAGGAATACAAGCTCATCTAG
- the lysA gene encoding diaminopimelate decarboxylase, which translates to MHHFQYKGEELFAEDVAIKDIVAAVGSPVYIYSKATLERHYRAMDDAFAQAPHTICYSVKANSNLAVLKTFIKLGGGVDIVSGGELYRALAAGVDPKKVVYSGVGKRDDEIAYALENGILMFNIESEQELDRISEVAGRIGRKAGIAIRVNPDVDPQTHPYITTGLKKAKFGINIERALEQYQRAKGLANIEILGIDCHIGSQLTKVSPFVDAIKKLKRLLDGVRGMGIDIKYLDLGGGLGIQYDDEAPPLPADYGSSIQEETKDLGLHLIFEPGRNLVGNAGILVGKCLYTKKGEEKNFVIVDAGMNDLARPALYGSFHGVRPVFRNQDGMIEGDIVGPICESGDFLVKEREFPNFRQGDLIAFMSAGAYGFTMSSNYNSRPRAAEVMVDGDKFEVVRDREKLEDLVRGERVPSFL; encoded by the coding sequence ATGCATCATTTCCAATACAAAGGTGAAGAGCTGTTCGCAGAAGACGTCGCGATAAAGGATATCGTCGCCGCCGTCGGCAGTCCCGTCTATATCTACTCGAAGGCGACGCTGGAAAGACACTACAGGGCCATGGACGATGCCTTCGCCCAGGCCCCGCACACCATCTGCTACTCTGTAAAGGCCAATTCCAACCTCGCGGTGCTGAAGACCTTCATCAAACTTGGTGGCGGGGTCGACATCGTCTCGGGAGGGGAACTGTACCGCGCTCTCGCCGCGGGGGTGGATCCGAAGAAGGTGGTTTACTCGGGCGTCGGCAAAAGAGACGACGAGATCGCCTACGCCCTTGAGAACGGGATCCTGATGTTCAACATCGAGTCCGAGCAGGAACTGGACCGCATCAGCGAAGTCGCGGGACGTATCGGCCGTAAAGCGGGCATCGCCATCCGCGTCAACCCTGACGTCGATCCGCAAACCCATCCCTACATCACCACGGGCCTCAAAAAAGCAAAGTTCGGCATTAACATCGAGCGTGCCCTGGAGCAGTACCAGCGCGCCAAGGGGCTCGCCAACATAGAGATTCTGGGCATCGACTGCCATATCGGCAGCCAGCTCACCAAGGTCTCTCCCTTCGTCGACGCCATCAAGAAGCTGAAGCGGCTCCTGGACGGCGTGAGGGGGATGGGGATCGACATCAAGTATCTCGACCTGGGTGGCGGTCTTGGCATCCAGTATGACGACGAAGCACCACCGCTGCCTGCGGATTACGGCTCATCCATCCAGGAAGAGACCAAGGATCTCGGGCTGCACCTAATTTTCGAGCCAGGGAGGAACCTAGTAGGCAATGCCGGCATTTTGGTCGGCAAATGCCTCTACACTAAAAAAGGCGAGGAAAAAAACTTCGTCATCGTGGATGCAGGGATGAACGACCTGGCCCGTCCGGCTCTCTACGGTTCCTTCCACGGCGTCAGGCCGGTCTTCCGTAACCAGGACGGCATGATCGAAGGCGATATCGTCGGTCCCATCTGCGAATCTGGCGATTTCCTGGTGAAAGAGCGCGAATTCCCGAACTTCCGCCAGGGCGACCTGATTGCGTTCATGTCCGCCGGAGCCTACGGCTTCACCATGAGCAGCAACTACAACAGCCGCCCCCGCGCCGCCGAAGTGATGGTCGACGGGGATAAGTTCGAAGTGGTGCGCGACCGGGAGAAGCTGGAGGACCTGGTCCGGGGCGAGCGTGTACCGTCCTTTCTTTGA
- the rsmG gene encoding 16S rRNA (guanine(527)-N(7))-methyltransferase RsmG: MIQSAKDLLKKGAAELGVKLDAAQLESLNLFAEELKKWNRKINLTAITGDEDIALKHLVDSLSLLKAVRGSGRLLDIGSGGGFPCIPVKIVQPDLDMVSVDAVVKKISFQKQAVRLLNLTGFNALHVRAETLAQEYAASFDWVVSRAFSDIPSFVAMALLVLKPEGRIVAMKGRNATEEVEAASAKLDALGARVLEVIDFTLPGTGDARSLVVIGKK; this comes from the coding sequence ATGATACAGAGTGCGAAAGACCTCCTGAAAAAGGGTGCGGCTGAGCTTGGGGTGAAGCTCGACGCGGCGCAGTTGGAGAGCCTGAACCTCTTCGCCGAGGAGCTGAAAAAGTGGAATCGGAAGATCAACCTGACGGCTATTACAGGGGACGAGGACATCGCGCTCAAGCACCTGGTTGATTCCCTGAGCCTCCTGAAGGCGGTGCGCGGCTCCGGGCGTCTGCTGGACATCGGTTCGGGCGGCGGCTTTCCCTGTATCCCGGTGAAGATCGTGCAGCCGGATCTGGATATGGTTTCTGTGGATGCAGTGGTCAAGAAGATCAGTTTTCAAAAGCAGGCGGTGCGGCTTCTGAACCTCACAGGCTTCAACGCGCTGCATGTACGTGCGGAGACGCTGGCGCAGGAGTATGCCGCCAGCTTCGACTGGGTCGTCTCCAGGGCGTTCTCCGACATTCCTTCCTTCGTCGCCATGGCACTGCTGGTTCTTAAACCGGAGGGACGGATCGTGGCCATGAAGGGTCGCAACGCCACCGAAGAGGTGGAAGCAGCCTCGGCGAAACTCGACGCTCTCGGCGCCCGCGTGCTCGAAGTCATCGATTTTACCCTTCCCGGTACCGGCGACGCCAGATCGCTGGTTGTAATTGGTAAAAAATGA
- the mnmG gene encoding tRNA uridine-5-carboxymethylaminomethyl(34) synthesis enzyme MnmG yields the protein MIVYDKTYDVIVVGAGHAGCEAALAAARMGRPTLMLTINLDAIALMSCNPAIGGLAKGHLVKEIDALGGEMGRNIDATGIQFRVLNTKKGPAVRASRAQADKQLYRLRMKHVMEQQDNLDLKQVEVTNLYLEEGSVAGVDTKGGVRFLGKTVVLTTGTFMRGLIHIGLVNYPGGRAGDLPSIGLSDGLKDVGFEVGRLKTGTPARLDGRTIDFDRLEAQHGDENPIPFSFSTERIEQPQVPCHVAYTNPKSHDIIRSGLDRSPLYAGIIEGIGPRYCPSIEDKVVRFPEKDRHQTFIEPEGRETVEVYPSGMSTSLPIDIQWAFYRSIEGLERVEIMRPAYAIEYDYVNPIQLHASLETKLVRNLYNAGQINGTSGYEEAAAQGLMAGINAALRVQGREPLVLGRSEAYIGVMIDDLVTLGTKEPYRMFTSRAEYRLLLREDNADLRLREKGHEIGLVPESLYQSFLAKKELIDFELERLSRERLTPSAAGEELLQEWDLVGIQNAISYEQLLRRPDFTCCDLSRIYPEIMELPETVREQLEIQIKYKGYIERQLEQVARAAKLESTTIPPDMDYSTVPSLSAEVREKLVRFRPDTLGQASRIPGVTPAGITILSIALKARYGR from the coding sequence TTGATAGTTTACGATAAGACATATGACGTAATTGTGGTCGGTGCCGGTCATGCCGGGTGTGAGGCTGCTCTCGCCGCCGCCCGCATGGGACGTCCCACCCTTATGCTCACCATCAACCTGGACGCCATCGCGCTCATGTCCTGCAACCCTGCCATCGGCGGTTTGGCGAAGGGACACCTGGTCAAGGAGATTGACGCGCTTGGCGGGGAGATGGGGCGGAACATCGATGCAACAGGAATCCAGTTCCGCGTGCTCAACACCAAAAAGGGCCCGGCGGTGCGCGCCTCCCGCGCGCAGGCAGACAAGCAGTTGTACCGCCTGCGCATGAAGCACGTCATGGAGCAGCAGGATAACCTGGATCTGAAGCAGGTCGAGGTTACCAATCTGTACCTGGAAGAAGGATCCGTTGCAGGGGTGGATACTAAGGGCGGTGTGAGGTTTCTGGGCAAGACTGTCGTCCTCACTACCGGCACTTTCATGCGCGGCCTTATCCATATCGGCCTTGTCAATTACCCCGGCGGCAGGGCAGGGGACCTTCCCTCCATCGGCCTCTCGGACGGACTCAAGGACGTGGGCTTCGAGGTGGGGAGGCTGAAGACCGGCACTCCCGCCCGCTTGGACGGCAGGACCATCGACTTCGACAGACTTGAGGCTCAGCACGGTGACGAGAACCCGATCCCGTTCTCCTTCTCGACAGAACGGATCGAACAGCCGCAGGTTCCCTGCCACGTTGCCTACACCAATCCCAAATCCCACGACATCATCCGCTCTGGGCTGGATCGCTCACCGTTGTACGCCGGTATCATCGAGGGGATAGGCCCGAGGTACTGCCCTTCCATTGAGGACAAGGTGGTCCGCTTCCCGGAGAAGGACCGGCACCAGACCTTCATCGAGCCGGAAGGGCGCGAGACTGTCGAGGTGTACCCCAGCGGCATGTCCACCTCCCTTCCCATCGACATCCAGTGGGCCTTTTACCGCAGCATCGAGGGGCTGGAGCGGGTGGAGATCATGCGCCCGGCCTATGCTATTGAGTACGACTACGTCAACCCGATCCAGCTGCACGCCTCGCTGGAGACGAAGCTGGTCCGCAACCTGTACAATGCCGGGCAGATCAACGGCACCTCTGGGTACGAGGAAGCGGCTGCACAGGGATTGATGGCCGGAATCAACGCGGCGCTCAGGGTGCAGGGGAGGGAACCGTTGGTTCTGGGGAGGAGCGAAGCCTACATAGGCGTCATGATCGACGACCTGGTGACGCTCGGCACAAAGGAGCCGTACCGCATGTTCACTTCCCGCGCCGAATACCGCCTGCTACTGCGCGAGGACAACGCGGACCTCAGGCTGCGGGAGAAGGGGCACGAAATCGGGCTTGTTCCGGAAAGCCTGTACCAATCCTTCCTGGCCAAGAAGGAGTTGATCGACTTCGAACTGGAACGGCTTTCCAGGGAAAGGTTGACCCCGTCGGCGGCAGGCGAGGAGCTTTTGCAGGAATGGGATCTGGTCGGTATCCAGAACGCGATCAGCTACGAGCAGCTGCTGCGTCGCCCTGACTTCACCTGCTGCGACCTTTCCCGGATTTACCCGGAGATCATGGAGCTGCCGGAAACGGTGCGCGAACAGCTGGAGATCCAGATCAAGTACAAGGGATACATCGAGCGTCAGTTGGAGCAGGTCGCGCGCGCTGCAAAACTGGAGAGCACCACGATCCCTCCGGACATGGACTACAGCACCGTTCCCAGCCTCTCCGCCGAGGTGCGCGAGAAGCTGGTCCGCTTCCGGCCGGACACGCTGGGACAGGCATCCCGCATCCCGGGTGTGACGCCGGCCGGTATAACGATCCTCTCCATCGCGCTGAAAGCGAGGTATGGCAGATGA
- the mnmE gene encoding tRNA uridine-5-carboxymethylaminomethyl(34) synthesis GTPase MnmE, with protein MYVRDTIAAISTPVGEGGIGIVRISGPASLQIARSIFNPKSNGGLKSHRFSYGEVVQPETGDLVDEAMAVYMKSPNSYTREDVVEIQCHGGTLVVSRILSLVISQGARPAHPGEFTKRAFLNGRIDLVQAEAVMDVISSRTDASLALAQHQREGLLSRRISTVKEGIVYALAYVEALIDFPEDDVNVAVETDVLGKVSPALSELDALIAGFDEGRVLRDGVSVVIAGKPNVGKSSLLNTLLKEKRAIVTSVPGTTRDLIEEVVNINGLPVKLLDTAGIRESEDQVEQEGVRLSLDRIPKADLVLFVIDGSSSFGEDDAVILQAIGSKSCIMVRNKSDLPLAVELPAECTAPAVAISTLTGEGVPQLRDAITNAFMHGHAIDGREFVALSKARHRDALLKARESLQSFVENLEAGVNMELLPVDLRDALDAVGEVTGETTVDDVLDRIFSSFCIGK; from the coding sequence GACACAATCGCAGCAATCAGCACTCCGGTAGGGGAAGGTGGCATAGGGATCGTCAGGATCAGCGGCCCCGCATCCCTCCAGATCGCTCGAAGCATCTTCAATCCTAAATCGAACGGTGGCCTAAAAAGCCACCGTTTTTCTTATGGCGAAGTGGTGCAGCCAGAAACCGGCGACCTCGTGGACGAGGCCATGGCTGTCTACATGAAGAGCCCGAACTCATACACCCGCGAGGATGTGGTCGAGATACAGTGCCATGGCGGCACCCTGGTGGTCTCCCGTATCCTGTCGCTGGTCATTTCCCAAGGCGCGCGGCCGGCACACCCAGGCGAGTTCACCAAGCGCGCCTTCCTCAACGGGCGTATCGACCTGGTGCAGGCAGAAGCCGTCATGGACGTCATCTCCAGCCGCACCGACGCCTCTTTGGCCCTGGCCCAGCACCAGCGCGAAGGACTCTTGTCACGGCGCATATCGACTGTGAAAGAGGGAATCGTCTATGCTCTGGCTTACGTCGAGGCACTGATTGATTTCCCCGAGGACGACGTGAATGTAGCGGTAGAGACCGACGTTCTGGGTAAAGTGTCTCCCGCGCTTTCCGAACTGGACGCACTGATAGCAGGGTTTGACGAGGGAAGGGTGCTCCGCGACGGGGTATCCGTGGTTATCGCCGGGAAGCCCAACGTCGGAAAGTCGAGTCTGCTCAACACTCTCCTGAAGGAGAAGCGCGCCATAGTCACTTCAGTTCCCGGCACCACCAGGGATCTGATCGAGGAGGTCGTCAACATCAACGGCCTCCCGGTAAAGCTACTGGACACTGCCGGGATCCGCGAGTCGGAAGACCAGGTAGAGCAGGAAGGCGTGCGGCTTTCGCTAGACCGCATTCCCAAAGCCGACCTGGTGCTCTTCGTCATCGATGGATCTTCCTCTTTTGGAGAGGATGACGCCGTCATACTGCAGGCTATCGGATCGAAGAGCTGCATCATGGTGCGCAACAAGTCCGACTTACCGCTGGCTGTGGAACTTCCTGCTGAATGCACCGCTCCTGCGGTTGCTATCTCCACCCTTACCGGGGAGGGCGTTCCTCAACTGCGAGATGCCATCACCAACGCTTTCATGCATGGGCACGCCATAGACGGCCGCGAGTTCGTCGCACTCTCCAAGGCGCGGCATCGCGATGCATTGTTAAAGGCGAGGGAGTCGCTGCAATCTTTCGTAGAGAATTTGGAGGCAGGGGTGAATATGGAGTTGCTCCCTGTGGATCTGCGAGATGCACTGGACGCGGTAGGGGAGGTTACCGGAGAGACCACTGTGGATGACGTGCTGGACCGGATCTTCTCCAGCTTCTGTATAGGCAAGTAG